From Ornithorhynchus anatinus isolate Pmale09 chromosome X3, mOrnAna1.pri.v4, whole genome shotgun sequence, the proteins below share one genomic window:
- the APC gene encoding adenomatous polyposis coli protein isoform X1, whose product MAAASYDQLLKQVEALKMENSNLRQELEDNSNHLTKLETEASNMKEVLKQLQGSIEDEAMASSGQIDLLERLKELNLDSGNFPGVKLRPKMSMRSYGSREGSVSSRSGECSPVPMGSFPRRGFVNGSRESTGYLEELEKERSLLLAELEKEEKEKDWYYAQLQNLTKRIDSLPLTENFSLQTDMTRRQLEYEARQIRAAMEEQLGTCQDMEKRAQLRVARIQQIEKDILRIRQLLQSQAAEAERTPQSKHDAGSHEAERQNEGQGTAEISMATAGSGQGSTARMDHETASVMSSSSTYSVPRRLTSHLGTKVTEDYKPQVEMVYSLLSMLGTHDKDDMSRTLLAMSSSQDSCISMRQSGCLPLLIQLLHGNDKDSVLLGNSRGSKEARARASAALHNIIHSQPDDKRGRREIRVLHLLEQIRAYCETCWEWQEAHEQGMDQDKNPMPAPVEHQICPAVCVLMKLSFDEEHRHAMNELGGLQAIAELLQVDCEMYGLTHDHYSVTLRRYAGMALTNLTFGDVANKATLCSMKGCMRALVAQLKSESEDLQQVIASVLRNLSWRADVNSKKTLREVGSVKALMECALEVKKESTLKSVLSALWNLSAHCTENKAEICAVDGALAFLVGTLTYRSQTNTLAIIESGGGILRNVSSLIATNEDHRQILRESSCLQTLLQHLKSHSLTIVSNACGTLWNLSARNAKDQEALWDMGAVSMLKNLIHSKHKMIAMGSAAALRNLMANRPAKYKDANIMSPGSSLPSLHVRKQKALEAELDAQHLSETFDNIDNLSPKASHRNKQRHKQNLYSDYVFDPNRHDESRSESFTTGNVTVLSPYLNATVLPVPGSSSSARGGLESSRSEKDRSLDRERGIGLGAYHPAPENPGNSSKRIGMQLSTTAAQIAKVMEEVSSIHVAQDDRSSGPTTEMHCMADERTALRRASTAHPHSSTYSFPKSENANRTCPVPYPKMEYERASNDSLNSVSSSDGYGKRGQMKPSVESYSEDDESKFCSYGQYPADLAHKIHSANHMDDNDGDLDTPINYSLKYSDEQLNSGRQSPSQNERWARPKHMIEDELKQNEQRQSRGPSTTYPGYGESSDDKHIKFQSHFGQQECVSPYRSRGANNAEPNRVGSGHGMNQKVNPSLCQEDDYDDDDKPTNYSERYSEEEQHEEDRPTNYSIKYSEETHHTDQPIDYSLKYASDVPPSSQKPSFSFSKSSSVQSAKAEHISTSNGNVSTSSAGAKRQGQLHPSSVPGRGGQTQKAASCKAPSINQETIQTYCVEDTPICFSRCSSLSSLSSAEDEIGRDQVTRSTDPASTLQITELKESAGAGSTEDAASEVPSASQHMRTKSSRLQTSNISPSDSSRHKAVEFSSGAKSPSKSGAQTPKSPPEHYVQETPLMFSRCTSVSSLDSFESRSIASSVQSEPCSGMVSGIISPSDLPDSPGQTMPPSRSKTPPPPQVVQAKRDAAKSKGLHPDKREPGPRLAAVSAAVQRVQVLPDADTLMHFATESTPDGFSCSSSLSALSLDEPYIQKDVELRIMPPVQENDHGNETDPEQPGEPTEKQEKAAEKPTESEKDILDDSDDDDIDILEECIISAMPTKSSRKAKKPSQAASKIPPPVARKPSQLPVYKLLPSQSRLQPQKHVSFTPGDDMPRVYCVEGTPINFSTATSLSDLTIESPPNELAAIENIGTGAQPAEFEKRDTIPTEGRSIEDIQRGKNSASTTPVLDDGKAEEGDILAECINSAMPKGKSHKPFRVKKIMDQVQQASAASSGSSISQPDGERKKPTSPVKPMPQSIEYRARVKKNADSKNNFNMERSYTDHKEAKKQNLKNHSRDFNDKLPNNEDRVRGSYAFDSPHHYTPIEGTPYCFSRNDSLSSLDFDDDDVDLSREKAELRKGKETKEADANASSHPEPSTNRTQICPKPPPSRGQPKTSLQKPAAFPQPSKDIPDRGAASDEKMQNFAIENTPVCFSRNSSLSSLSDIDQENNNNKESEPIKPPEPPETQIESSRPQASGYAPKSFHVEDTPVCFSRNSSLSSLSIDSEDDLLQECISSAMPKKKKPSRLKGDNEKNSSRNLGGILAEDLTLDLRDIQRPDSEHGFSPDSENFDWKAIQEGANSIVSSLHQAAAAACLSRQASSDSDSILSLKSGISLGSPFHLTPDQEEKPFTSNKGPRILKPGEKSTLESKKVESENKGIKGGKKVYKSLITGKVRSNSELSSQLKQPLPTNMPSISRGRTMIHIPGVRNSSSSTSPVAKKAPPLKAPASKSPNEGQPATTSPRGAKPTIKSEASPVNRQPSQAGGSSKGPSRSGSRDSTPSRPPQQPLSRPMQSPGRSSISPGRNGISPPNKLSQLPRTSSPSTASTKSSGSGRMAYTSPGRQMSQQNLAKPTGLSKNPSSIPRSESASKGLNQAAGGSGPNKKVELSRMSSTKSSGSESDRSERPVLVRQSTFIKEAPSPTLRRKLEESASFESLSPSSRPDSPTRSQAQTPVLSPSLPDTPLSTHPSVQAGGWRRLPPSLNPGVDYSEGRPAKRHDIARSHSESPSRLPINRSGTWKREHSKHSSSLPRVSTWRRTGSSSSILSASSESSEKAKSEDEKQVSAPAGPKPAKENQAPAKGTWRKIKESEMAPAGNTPQAVSSGAPNGADSKTLVYQMAPAVSKTEDVWVRIEDCPINNPRSGRSPTGNTPPVIDSVSEKGSSTGKEAKESQGKQNAGNGNAPVRSAGLENRLNSFIQLDSPDKKGTEGKPAQSNPTPAPEPGESSVPERTPFSSSSSSKHSSPSGAVAARVTPFNYNPSPRKSSADSSSARPSQIPTPVNNSTKKRDSKTENPEPGGTQSPKRHSGSYLVTSV is encoded by the exons AGGACACCCCAGAGCAAGCATGATGCAGGTTCTCATGAAGCCGAGAGGCAAAACGAAGGTCAAGGAACAGCCGAGATCAGCATGGCAACTGCTGGTAGTGGTCAG GGTTCCACTGCACGGATGGACCACGAGACAGCCAGTGTCATGAGCTCTAGTAGTACCTATTCTGTCCCTCGAAGACTGACAAGTCACCTGGGTACCAAGGTAACCGAAGATTACAAACCACAG GTGGAAATGGTGTATTCATTGTTGTCAATGCTTGGTACTCATGATAAGGATGACATGTCACGAACCTTGCTAGCTATGTCTAGCTCCCAGGACAGCTGCATATCCATGCGACAGTCGGGATGTCTCCCTCTTCTCATCCAGCTTTTACATGGCAATGACAAAGACTCTGTGTTGTTGGGCAATTCTCGAGGCAGTAAGGAGGCCCGGGCCAGGGCCAGCGCAGCACTCCACAACATCATTCACTCCCAGCCTGATGACAAGCGAGGCCGGCGCGAAATCCGCGTCCTTCATCTTTTGGAACAGATCCGTGCTTACTGTGAAACGTGTTGGGAATGGCAGGAGGCCCACGAACAAGGCATGGACCAGGACAAAAACCCAA TGCCGGCACCCGTTGAGCATCAGATCTGCCCAGCTGTGTGTGTTCTAATGAAGCTTTCATTTGATGAAGAGCACAGGCATGCAATGAATGAACTTg ggGGACTACAAGCCATTGCAGAATTATTGCAAGTGGACTGTGAAATGTATGGGCTTACTCATGACCATTACAGTGTTACTTTAAGACGATATGCTGGCATGGCTTTGACAAACTTAACTTTTGGGGATGTAGCTAACAAG gCTACTCTGTGTTCTATGAAAGGCTGTATGAGAGCTCTTGTAGCCCAGTTGAAATCTGAAAGTGAAGATTTACAGCAG GTCATTGCAAGTGTTTTGAGGAATTTATCATGGCGGGCTGATGTAAACAGTAAAAAGACTTTGCGTGAAGTTGGAAGTGTGAAAGCACTGATGGAATGTGCTCTGGAAGTTAAAAAG GAATCCACTCTAAAAAGTGTATTGAGTGCCTTGTGGAATTTGTCAGCTCATTGCACTGAGAATAAAGCCGAGATCTGTGCTGTGGATGGTGCTCTTGCCTTTCTAGTTGGCACCCTAACGTACCGTAGCCAAACGAATACTTTAGCCATCATTGAAAGTGGAGGCGGGATATTGCggaatgtgtccagcctaatAGCCACCAACGAGGACCACAG GCAAATCCTGAGAGAAAGCAGCTGCTTGCAGACATTATTACAGCACTTGAAATCTCATAGCTTGACAATAGTTAGTAATGCGTGTGGAACCTTGTGGAATCTTTCAGCAAGAAATGCTAAAGATCAGGAAGCACTGTGGGACATGGGAGCCGTTAGCATGCTCAAGAATCTCATTCACTCAAAGCACAAAATGATCGCTATGGGTAGTGCTGCAGCTTTAAGAAACTTGATGGCAAACAGACCTGCAAAATACAAGGATGCCAATATCATGTCTCCCGGTTCCAGCTTGCCATCTCTTCACGTTAGAAAGCAAAAGGCATTGGAAGCTGAATTAGATGCTCAGCATTTATCGGAGACTTTTGACAACATTGATAATCTAAGCCCCAAAGCATCTCATCGTAACAAGCAGAGACACAAGCAAAATCTATATAGCGACTACGTTTTTGACCCTAATCGGCATGACGAGAGCAGGTCTGAGAGTTTTACTACCGGAAATGTGACTGTCCTTTCGCCATATTTAAATGCCACGGTCTTGCCTGTgcctggctcctcttcctctgcgCGAGGAGGCTTGGAAAGTTCTCGTTCTGAAAAAGACAGGAGTTTGGACAGAGAGCGAGGGATCGGACTAGGCGCGTACCATCCAGCCCCAGAAAATCCCGGAAACTCTTCCAAGCGAATAGGAATGCAGCTGTCCACCACCGCCGCCCAGATTGCCAAAGTCATGGAAGAAGTGTCTAGCATTCATGTCGCACAAGATGACAGGAGTTCTGGACCCACGACAGAAATGCATTGCATGGCGGACGAAAGGACCGCCCTGAGAAGAGCGTCAACAGCCCACCCACATTCGAGTACGTATAGCTTTCCTAAATCCGAAAATGCCAACAGGACGTGTCCTGTGCCGTACCCCAAAATGGAGTATGAGCGAGCTTCAAACGATAGCCTAAATAGCGTCAGCAGTAGTGATGGCTATGGGAAAAGAGGCCAAATGAAACCTTCCGTTGAGTCATATTCTGAAGATGACGAGAGTAAATTTTGCAGCTATGGGCAGTACCCAGCCGACTTAGCTCATAAGATTCACAGTGCCAATCACATGGACGATAACGACGGTGATCTCGACACACCGATCAATTACAGCCTGAAGTATTCAGATGAGCAGTTGAACTCGGGAAGGCAGAGTCCCTCCCAGAATGAGAGATGGGCCAGGCCGAAGCACATGATAGAAGATGAACTGAAGCAAAATGAACAAAGGCAGTCAAGGGGTCCGAGCACAACCTATCCCGGGTATGGCGAAAGCAGCGATGACAAACACATAAAGTTCCAGTCTCACTTTGGACAGCAAGAGTGCGTCTCCCCTTACAGATCCAGAGGAGCCAATAACGCGGAGCCGAATCGAGTGGGCTCTGGTCATGGGATGAACCAGAAAGTGAACCCGTCCCTGTGTCAGGAGGATGATTACGATGATGACGATAAGCCGACCAACTACAGTGAACGCTACTCGGAGGAAGAGCAACATGAGGAAGACAGGCCAACCAATTACAGTATCAAGTACAGCGAGGAGACGCATCACACAGACCAGCCTATCGATTATAGTTTAAAATACGCCAGCGACGTCCCGCCTTCCTCGCAGAAGCCATCTTTCTCGTTCTCCAAGAGTTCTTCAGTGCAGAGCGCCAAAGCGGAGCACATCTCCACGAGCAACGGAAATGTGTCCACCTCCTCGGCTGGTGCCAAGAGGCAGGGCCAGCTCCACCCCAGTTCCGTGCCAGGTAGAGGCGGACAGACTCAAAAGGCGGCTTCCTGCAAGGCTCCCTCCATCAACCAAGAAACAATTCAGACGTACTGTGTGGAAGACACACCGATATGCTTTTCGCGGTGTAGTTCTCTGTCATCCTTGTCGTCCGCCGAAGATGAAATTGGGCGTGACCAGGTGACCCGTAGCACCGACCCCGCCAGCACGCTGCAGATAACGGAGCTGAAAGAAAGTGCCGGAGCTGGGTCAACCGAGGATGCCGCAAGCGAAGTCCCATCCGCCTCCCAGCATATGCGAACCAAATCCAGCCGGCTCCAGACTTCAAACATATCGCCTTCTGATTCGTCGAGACATAAAGCTGTTGAATTTTCCTCCGGTGCCAAATCTCCATCCAAAAGTGGGGCACAAACCCCGAAGAGCCCGCCCGAGCATTACGTGCAGGAGACGCCACTCATGTTTAGCCGCTGTACGTCTGTGAGTTCCCTGGATAGTTTTGAGAGCCGCTCGATTGCAAGCTCTGTTCAGAGCGAGCCTTGCAGTGGAATGGTTAGTGGCATCATAAGCCCCAGCGACCTTCCAGACAGCCCCGGGCAAACCATGCCCCCAAGTAGGAGCAAGACCCCGCCGCCTCCCCAAGTGGTCCAGGCGAAAAGGGATGCTGCTAAAAGCAAAGGGCTGCATCCTGACAAAAGAGAACCTGGGCCCAGGCTGGCGGCTGTGAGCGCTGCGGTTCAGCGGGTCCAGGTATTGCCCGATGCTGATACTCTGATGCATTTTGCTACAGAGAGCACCCCAGATGGATTTTCTTGCTCCTCCAGCCTAAGCGCGCTGAGCCTCGATGAACCGTATATACAGAAGGACgtggagttgaggataatgcctccAGTACAGGAAAATGACCATGGAAACGAAACAGACCCTGAGCAGCCAGGAGAGCCAACCGAAAAGCAGGAGAAGGCAGCGGAGAAACCCACGGAATCAGAGAAGGACATATTGGATGACTCGGACGACGACGACATTGACATATTGGAAGAATGTATCATTTCAGCTATGCCGACAAAATCTTCCCGAAAAGCCAAGAAGCCCTCACAGGCTGCTTCGAAAATCCCTCCACCTGTGGCCAGGAAGCCCAGTCAGCTGCCAGTGTACAAACTCCTTCCTTCCCAGAGCCGATTACAGCCTCAAAAGCATGTTAGTTTCACCCCCGGAGATGATATGCCACGGGTGTATTGTGTAGAAGGCACCCCGATAAACTTCTCCACAGCTACGTCGCTGAGTGACCTCACGATAGAGTCCCCCCCGAACGAGTTGGCTGCCATCGAGAACATCGGGACGGGGGCCCAGCCGGCCGAGTTTGAAAAGAGAGATACCATCCCTACAGAAGGCAGAAGCATAGAAGATATTCAGAGAGGGAAAAACTCGGCCTCAACTACTCCCGTGTTGGATGACGGCAAAGCCGAAGAAGGGGACATCCTTGCGGAATGCATTAATTCCGCCATGCCCAAAGGAAAAAGTCACAAGCCTTTCCGGGTGAAAAAGATCATGGATCAGGTTCAGCAAGCATCAGCGGCTTCCTCGGGAAGTAGCATAAGTCAGCCGGATGGCGAGAGGAAGAAGCCTACCTCCCCAGTTAAGCCCATGCCTCAGAGTATTGAATATAGGGCCCGAGTGAAGAAAAATGCCGACTCCAAAAATAACTTTAATATGGAGAGATCTTATACGGACCACAAAGAGGCAAAGAAGCAGAATCTGAAAAATCACTCCAGGGACTTCAATGATAAACTTCCAAATAACGAAGACCGTGTAAGAGGAAGCTACGCTTTCGATTCCCCGCACCACTACACGCCAATTGAAGGCACTCCGTACTGTTTTTCGCGAAATGACTCTTTGAGTTCCCTGGATTTCGACGACGATGACGTTGACCTGTCTAGGGAAAAGGCAGAGTTACggaaaggaaaagaaaccaaGGAAGCAGACGCTAACGCTAGCAGCCATCCGGAGCCATCTACCAATAGAACCCAAATTTGTCCGAAACCGCCGCCGAGCAGGGGTCAGCCCAAGACTTCACTGCAAAAGCCAGCCGCTTTCCCTCAGCCGTCTAAAGATATCCCGGATAGAGGAGCGGCTTCAGATGAAAAAATGCAGAATTTTGCTATCGAAAACACACCCGTTTGCTTTTCTCGTAATTCATCTCTGAGTTCTCTCAGTGACATCGACCaagaaaacaataacaacaaggAGAGCGAACCCATCAAACCACCGGAACCTCCCGAGACACAGATCGAATCGAGTAGACCTCAAGCGTCGGGTTACGCGCCCAAGTCGTTTCACGTCGAAGATACCCCAGTGTGTTTTTCGCGAAACAGTTCCCTGAGTTCTCTTAGTATAGATTCTGAAGATGACCTCTTGCAGGAATGCATCAGTTCCGCGATGCCGAAAAAGAAAAAGCCTTCCAGACTTAAGGGGGATAATGAAAAGAATAGTTCCCGGAACCTGGGTGGCATATTAGCCGAAGATTTGACCCTTGATTTGAGAGACATCCAAAGGCCAGATTCAGAGCATGGTTTCTCTCCCGATTCAGAGAACTTTGATTGGAAGGCGATTCAGGAAGGTGCAAATTCCATCGTAAGTAGTCTGCATCAAGCTGCTGCCGCTGCTTGTTTATCTAGACAAGCTTCATCTGACTCTGATTCCATCCTGTCACTAAAATCTGGGATTTCTTTGGGCTCACCATTTCATCTCACCCCCGACCAAGAGGAGAAACCCTTTACGAGCAATAAAGGCCCCCGAATACTGAAGCCTGGGGAAAAAAGTACGTTAGAAAGTAAAAAAGTCGAGTCTGAAAACAAGGGGatcaaaggagggaaaaaagtgTACAAAAGCTTGATTACTGGGAAAGTCCGGTCAAACTCAGAACTCTCCAGCCAGTTGAAGCAGCCCCTGCCAACAAATATGCCGTCCATCTCCCGAGGTCGAACAATGATTCACATTCCAGGAGTTCGTAACAGCTCTTCGAGCACGAGTCCAGTTGCCAAAAAGGCCCCCCCGCTGAAGGCCCCGGCCTCCAAAAGCCCCAACGAAGGCCAGCCCGCCACGACTTCTCCAAGAGGGGCCAAGCCGACGATCAAGTCAGAAGCCAGTCCAGTGAACCGGCAGCCATCCCAAGCGGGCGGGTCGAGTAAAGGACCTTCCAGATCGGGGTCAAGAGATTCCACTCCCTCTAGACCGCCTCAGCAGCCACTGAGTAGGCCCATGCAGTCTCCAGGGCGAAGCTCCATTTCCCCCGGGAGAAACGGAATAAGTCCTCCCAACAAGCTGTCTCAACTGCCCCGGACGTCATCCCCCAGTACTGCTTCAACCAAGTCCTCGGGTTCGGGAAGAATGGCGTACACGTCTCCGGGCCGGCAGATGAGTCAGCAGAATCTTGCCAAACCAACAGGCCTGTCCAAGAACCCCAGCAGTATTCCCAGAAGCGAGTCCGCCTCCAAAGGATTAAACCAGGCAGCCGGCGGCAGCGGGCCCAACAAAAAGGTAGAGCTCTCCAGAATGTCTTCAACCAAATCCAGCGGGAGCGAGTCCGACAGATCGGAGAGACCCGTTCTAGTGCGGCAGTCCACTTTCATTAAAGAAGCTCCAAGCCCCACGCTGAGGAGAAAGTTGGAAGAATCCGCCTCGTTTgaatccctctctccatcttcgcgACCGGATTCACCCACGagatcccaggcccagactccggTGTTAAGCCCATCCCTTCCCGACACGCCGCTCTCCACGCATCCTTCGGTCCAGGCCGGGGGTTGGCGCAGACTGCCTCCCTCTCTCAACCCCGGTGTCGACTACAGCGAGGGAAGGCCGGCGAAACGCCACGATATCGCTCGCTCCCATTCCGAGAGCCCCTCCAGGCTGCCGATCAACCGATCCGGAACTTGGAAGCGCGAGCACAGCAAACACTCCTCCTCGCTCCCTCGCGTAAGCACTTGGCGAAGAACTGGAAGCTCTTCCTCGATCCTCTCTGCTTCGTCGGAATCCAGCGAGAAGGCCAAAAGTGAAGATGAGAAGCAGGTGAGTGCTCCCGCGGGCCCCAAACCGGCTAAAGAAAACCAAGCCCCGGCGAAAGGGACGTGGAGAAAAATCAAGGAGAGCGAGATGGCTCCCGCAGGTAACACACCTCAGGCCGTCTCCTCGGGCGCCCCAAACGGCGCGGACTCGAAGACTCTGGTTTATCAAATGGCCCCCGCTGTCTCTAAGACAGAGGACGTGTGGGTGAGGATCGAGGACTGTCCCATCAATAACCCTAGATCGGGAAGATCTCCCACGGGAAACACTCCCCCGGTGATTGACAGCGTTTCCGAGAAGGGCAGTTCAACCGGTAAAGAGGCAAAAGAGAGTCAGGGGAAACAAAATGCGGGAAATGGCAATGCACCAGTTCGCTCTGCGGGCTTGGAAAATCGCctgaattcgttcattcagctAGATAGCCCAGATAAAAAGGGGACTGAAGGCAAGCCGGCCCAGAGCAATCCGACCCCCGCTCCGGAGCCGGGGGAAAGTTCCGTCCCTGAGCGTACGCCATTCAGTTCCAGCAGCTCGAGCAAGCACAGCTCCCCAAGTGGAGCCGTTGCCGCCCGAGTGACCCCTTTCAATTACAATCCGAGCCCTAGGAAGAGCAGCGCAGACAGCAGTTCAGCTCGGCCATCCCAGATCCCCACCCCGGTCAATAATAGCACAAAGAAACGGGATTCGAAAACGGAAAACCCAGAGCCCGGAGGAACTCAGAGCCCTAAACGCCATTCTGGCTCTTACTTGGTGACTTCTGTTTAA